A single genomic interval of Lepidochelys kempii isolate rLepKem1 chromosome 13, rLepKem1.hap2, whole genome shotgun sequence harbors:
- the LOC140897207 gene encoding olfactory receptor 226-like, whose translation MSYDWYLAICKLLHYTMMMNGRFCLLLMTGSWIAQWLINSIIICLLSHLIFCGPNEIDHFFCDLAPLINVSCSDTELIELLAFILSSLIALGPYLLTLTSYMCIITTILRIPSATGRHKAFSPCSSHLIVVTIFYGTLILVYLLPKTHTLRDLNKLFSLFYTVLTPLANPLIYSLRNKEVSKALSKEVREFIDFFERQTLRYCFRLK comes from the exons ATGTCCTATGATTGGTATTTAGCAATATGTAAACTGCTGCATTATACAATGATGATGAATGGCAGATTTTGCTTACTTCTCATGACTGGCTcctggatagctcagtggt TAATTAATTCCATAATTATATGTTTGTTGTCCCATTTGATTTTCTGTGGCCCCAATGAAATTGaccatttcttttgtgatttGGCCCCATTGATAAATGTTTCCTGCAGTGACACTGAACTGATAGAACTTCTGGCTTTCATACTCTCCTCCCTAATAGCCCTGGGCCCATATCTATTAACCCTGACTTCCTACATGTGCATCATCACCaccatcctgagaatcccttccGCAACCGGGAGGCACAAGGCAttttccccctgctcctctcacctcattgTGGTGACCATCTTCTATGGGACCCTGATTCTTGTTTATCTGCTACCAAAAACCCACACACTGAGAGACCTGAATAAACTGTTCTCTCTCTTCTACACTGTCCTGACTCCCCTGGCCAATCcactcatctacagcctgagaaacaaaGAAGTTAGCAAGGCCTTAAGCAAAGAAGTTAGAGAATTTATTGATTTCTTTGAAAGGCAGACACTCCGTTACTGCTTTAGATTAAAATAA
- the LOC140897014 gene encoding olfactory receptor 11A1-like, whose amino-acid sequence MEKRKWGNQTSITEFVLLGFRNLPGLQILLFLLFLVIYIVTMAGNILIVALVVADQHLHTPMYFFLWNLSCLETCYTSTILPRMLASFLPGDRTISFSGCIIQLYSFGFLVVTECFLLAAMSYDRYLAICKPLHYAALMNGRFCLQLAAGSWISGFLAITIIIFLMLQLTFCGPNEIDHFFCDFIPLLKLSCSDTQLISMVSLFLSFFDTFPPFLLTVVSYIYIIATILRIPSTTGRQKAFSTCSSHLIVVTVFYGTLVIVYMLPKNNTLRDLNKVFSVFYTVLTPLLNPLIYSLRNKHVNMALRKALTKFTGSNLQ is encoded by the coding sequence ATGGAGAAAAGAAAATGGGGAAATCAAACGTCCATCACAGAATTCGTCCTCCTGGGTTTCAGGAATCTCCCTGGATTGCAGATTCTTCTCTTCCTGCTTTTCCTAGTGATCTACATTGTTACCATGGCAGGGAACATCCTCATTGTTGCACTAGTTGTGGCTGATCAGCACCtgcacacccccatgtactttttcctGTGGAATTTGTCCTGCTTGGAGACCTGCTACACTTCCACCATCCTGCCCAGGATGCTGGCCAGTTTTCTCCCTGGGGACAGGACCATCTCATTTAGTGGTTGTATCATACAGCTTTATTCTTTTGGTTTCCTAGTGGTGACGGAATGTTTTCTCCTAGCAGCAATGTCTTATGATCGGTATTTAGCGATATGCAAACCCCTGCACTATGCAGCCCTTATGAATGGTAGGTTCTGTCTCCAGCTAGCAGCTGGCTCTTGGATAAGTGGCTTTCTGGCTATTACCATAATTATATTTTTGATGTTGCAGTTAACATTCTGTGGCCCCAATGAAATAGaccatttcttttgtgatttcattCCACTGCTTAAACTGTCCTGCAGTGACACGcaactgatttcaatggtaaGTTTATTCCTTTCCTTCTTTGATACATTTCCCCCTTTTCTATTAACGGTGGTATCCTACATATATATCATCGCCACCATCCTGAGAATCCCATCCACCACTGGGaggcaaaaggccttttccacctgCTCTTCCCACCTCATTGTGGTGACCGTTTTCTATGGAACCTTAGTTATTGTCTACATGCTACCAAAAAACAACACACTGAGAGACCTAAATAAAGTGTTCTCTGTCTTCTACACAGTCCTGACTCCTCTGCtcaaccccctcatctacagcctaaGAAATAAGCATGTAAATATGGCCCTAAGAAAAGCTCTGACTAAGTTCACAGGATCAAATTTGCAGTAG